A window from Pseudobutyrivibrio ruminis HUN009 encodes these proteins:
- a CDS encoding putative manganese-dependent inorganic diphosphatase: MPNSVFIIGHKNPDTDSICAAIGYAYLKNALGTGVNYIPKKAGELNKETRYVLDRFGVQEPETISDVGAQLMDIEYRQLEGVDGHISLKKAWEIMLERDVVTLPVIAKTGKLEGVIVNGDIAYSYMDVYDNSILSRARTQYSNIISTLSGRLVTGNPHAYFVKGSVVIASNNREDLKEDISRDDLVIVGNITARQLICIEAGCSCLVVCGASSVDPEVEKAAIDHQVVLITTEYDTFTVARLIHQSMPIRQFMQKEDIISFELDDYVDDVREVMKTVRHRDFPILDENRHYIGMVSRRLLLNMQKKKVILVDHNEKSQAVDGIDQAEVLEIIDHHRLGSLETVSPILFRNQPLGSTATIVSLMFKERGVQIPKEIAGVLCSAILSDTLMFRSPTCTPTDEERARELAKIAGVDVTELATSMFEAGSDFRDRTAEQIFHQDYKIFTSGDIKFGVAQVSSVSKGQLNSIKDEIRKYMDSVLKSSDLNAVFVMLTDILNESTELLFVGGEADKIIADAFRMPVAADSYILDGVVSRKKQLIPPIMESLQE, encoded by the coding sequence ATGCCGAATTCAGTTTTTATTATCGGACACAAGAACCCTGATACCGACAGTATTTGTGCCGCTATAGGATATGCATACCTTAAAAATGCACTTGGCACAGGAGTAAATTATATACCAAAGAAAGCGGGCGAGCTCAATAAGGAGACTCGTTACGTATTAGACCGTTTTGGCGTTCAGGAGCCAGAAACAATATCAGACGTTGGAGCACAGCTCATGGATATTGAGTACAGACAGCTCGAGGGCGTTGATGGTCATATTTCTCTTAAGAAGGCATGGGAAATCATGCTTGAGAGAGATGTTGTTACACTTCCAGTTATTGCAAAGACAGGCAAGCTTGAAGGTGTAATCGTAAACGGAGATATTGCGTACTCATACATGGATGTATACGACAATAGCATCCTTTCAAGAGCACGTACACAGTACTCAAACATTATTAGTACACTTAGTGGACGCCTTGTTACAGGAAATCCACACGCATATTTTGTAAAAGGTTCTGTAGTTATTGCATCAAACAACAGAGAGGATCTTAAAGAAGATATCAGCAGAGATGACCTTGTGATTGTTGGTAATATCACAGCTCGTCAGCTCATCTGTATCGAAGCTGGATGTAGCTGCTTAGTAGTTTGTGGCGCTTCATCAGTAGATCCAGAGGTTGAAAAGGCAGCTATAGATCATCAGGTAGTGCTTATCACTACGGAGTACGACACATTTACAGTTGCTCGTCTTATTCATCAGTCAATGCCTATTCGTCAGTTCATGCAGAAGGAAGACATTATCAGCTTTGAATTAGATGATTATGTAGATGATGTTAGAGAAGTTATGAAAACAGTTCGTCATCGAGATTTCCCAATCCTCGATGAAAACAGACATTACATTGGAATGGTTTCACGTCGTCTTCTTTTAAATATGCAAAAGAAGAAGGTTATCTTAGTAGACCACAATGAAAAGTCTCAGGCAGTTGATGGTATTGATCAGGCAGAGGTACTTGAAATCATCGACCACCACAGACTTGGTTCACTTGAAACTGTTTCACCAATTCTTTTCAGAAATCAGCCACTTGGCTCTACAGCCACAATCGTATCGCTGATGTTCAAGGAAAGAGGAGTACAAATTCCAAAGGAAATTGCTGGTGTACTTTGCTCAGCAATCCTTTCAGATACTTTAATGTTCAGGTCACCAACATGTACACCAACAGACGAAGAAAGAGCAAGAGAGCTTGCTAAGATTGCTGGTGTTGATGTTACAGAGCTTGCAACTTCTATGTTTGAAGCAGGAAGCGATTTTAGAGACCGTACAGCTGAGCAGATTTTCCATCAGGATTACAAAATCTTTACTAGCGGGGACATAAAGTTTGGAGTTGCCCAAGTAAGTTCAGTATCGAAGGGGCAGCTCAATTCAATTAAGGATGAAATCAGAAAATACATGGATTCAGTACTTAAATCATCAGATTTAAATGCTGTATTCGTAATGCTTACTGATATTCTTAATGAATCAACAGAGCTTCTATTCGTTGGCGGGGAGGCTGACAAAATAATTGCCGATGCATTTAGAATGCCTGTTGCTGCAGATAGTTACATTTTAGATGGTGTAGTTTCAAGAAAGAAACAGCTTATACCACCTATCATGGAATCTCTACAGGAATAA
- a CDS encoding EAL domain-containing protein, giving the protein MLINGFNIAAERVDLLIALVMLYLTVATKPRRTAVLSVVFYGQILSLANIVLHMASIFLLSFDTALEGFLFRMTVLFYYVTYLGILVLLFSYIHLLSLKQRENLDTLNVVVIVFIAIYMVVVGGVFISDSYVTVIDGAYKFTEWFYVNVWFALLDVVLIVLSTFQNRNEIPRVLMNLIFIFVPFEILTLVIQMIQPQYVILSVTYVVPFMLCYITFHSILYDEVTGCQNKQAFEAHLLSLQKKSKNGKHIGFIYIKFPRLEVVDNYELMYIANRRISAQIRNLEQHNPNARVYSINEFTYGIIFPNNSEHITRETIELVKKDLEEAMSSWEYSNSPEYRMVVIKNDLEKCDLQTLDAYSNFLFDKAAKKKVRVYEATLSDYNICMEQKEIERVIVDIRNKDDLLDPRVEVYVQPIFDVTNNNYQNAEALMRLEVHGRLISPDIFIPLAEKVGCIHTLTRIILNKVCAKIYEIQDYYNFEAVSVNVSLSEFMDYCLHDELIDIIKNNGITCDRIRLEMTESMTSDEIEAISHNMEEFNAAGVHFYLDDFGTGYSNLERIVSLPFRTIKFDKSLLYKSMDDPILLRLIQNMVDVFKSHGLVVLVEGVENNKQAELSIGLGFEYIQGYKYAAPVPINKLEEFFEPKLERLA; this is encoded by the coding sequence ATGTTAATCAACGGATTTAATATTGCAGCAGAGAGAGTAGACTTATTAATAGCACTTGTGATGCTTTATTTGACAGTGGCCACCAAACCAAGGAGGACCGCTGTCCTTTCCGTTGTTTTTTATGGCCAGATTTTATCATTGGCAAATATTGTTCTGCACATGGCTTCTATTTTCCTTTTAAGCTTTGATACAGCCTTAGAAGGATTTCTTTTTAGAATGACTGTGTTGTTCTATTATGTTACTTATCTTGGAATTCTAGTTTTATTGTTTTCATATATACATTTGCTTAGTTTAAAGCAAAGAGAAAATTTAGATACGTTAAATGTTGTTGTTATTGTCTTCATCGCAATTTACATGGTTGTTGTAGGAGGAGTATTTATCTCTGATAGTTATGTAACTGTTATTGATGGAGCATACAAATTCACTGAATGGTTTTATGTCAATGTATGGTTTGCACTTTTGGATGTTGTGCTTATCGTTCTTTCCACCTTTCAGAATAGAAATGAAATCCCAAGAGTTCTCATGAACCTTATATTCATATTTGTACCATTTGAAATACTTACACTTGTTATTCAAATGATACAGCCACAGTATGTAATCCTTAGTGTTACATATGTAGTTCCATTTATGCTTTGCTATATTACTTTCCATAGCATTTTGTACGATGAGGTGACAGGCTGCCAAAATAAGCAGGCTTTCGAAGCTCATCTTTTGTCGCTTCAAAAGAAGAGTAAAAACGGAAAGCATATTGGTTTCATCTATATTAAGTTCCCTCGTCTTGAGGTTGTAGATAACTATGAGCTTATGTATATAGCAAATCGTAGAATTTCTGCACAGATTAGAAACCTGGAACAACACAACCCAAACGCTAGAGTTTACTCTATCAATGAGTTTACATATGGCATCATTTTCCCAAATAATAGCGAGCACATCACAAGAGAGACAATTGAGCTTGTTAAGAAAGACCTTGAAGAGGCTATGTCGAGTTGGGAATATTCAAACAGCCCTGAATACAGAATGGTTGTTATAAAAAATGATTTGGAAAAGTGCGATTTACAGACACTTGACGCATATTCTAACTTCTTGTTCGACAAGGCAGCTAAAAAGAAAGTGAGAGTCTATGAGGCGACACTTTCTGATTACAATATTTGCATGGAACAGAAGGAAATCGAGCGAGTTATTGTTGACATTAGAAACAAGGACGATTTATTGGACCCAAGAGTTGAAGTTTATGTGCAGCCTATTTTCGATGTTACAAACAACAATTATCAAAACGCTGAGGCATTGATGCGTCTTGAGGTTCATGGCAGATTAATCTCACCGGATATATTTATTCCTTTGGCTGAAAAGGTGGGATGCATTCATACTCTTACAAGAATTATTCTTAACAAGGTATGTGCAAAGATTTACGAGATTCAGGATTACTACAATTTTGAAGCTGTATCTGTAAATGTTTCACTTTCAGAGTTTATGGATTATTGCCTGCATGATGAATTGATTGATATCATCAAAAATAATGGCATTACATGCGATAGAATTCGTCTTGAAATGACAGAATCTATGACCAGTGACGAAATCGAAGCAATTAGTCACAACATGGAAGAGTTTAATGCCGCAGGTGTACATTTTTATCTTGACGATTTTGGAACAGGTTATTCTAACCTTGAAAGAATTGTCAGCTTACCATTTAGAACAATTAAGTTCGATAAGAGCTTACTATATAAATCAATGGATGACCCTATTTTGCTTAGATTGATTCAAAATATGGTTGATGTGTTTAAGAGCCATGGATTAGTAGTACTTGTAGAAGGTGTTGAAAACAACAAACAGGCTGAACTTTCTATTGGTCTAGGATTCGAATATATCCAGGGATATAAATACGCAGCACCAGTTCCAATCAACAAATTAGAGGAATTCTTTGAGCCTAAGCTAGAGCGCTTGGCCTAA
- the rho gene encoding transcription termination factor Rho, whose protein sequence is MREKYESLSVTILRDLAKARGIKGASAMKKADLVEAMLAQDEIDKQNEAASAEKSEPVEKAERPKKVERTERQERPEKAEKSEKADKTEVPADIPMDNLIPASGILEVMGDGFGFIRCDNYMPGTDDVYVSQSQIKKFNLKTGDIIIGKKRFNNPTDKFAALMIIDSINGYDPSRASKRPNFEDLTPIFPNERIRLERQRSSVAMRIVDLVSPIGKGQRGMIVSQPKAGKTTLLKEVATSVNYSHPDMHLIILLIDERPEEVTDMKDTMRNSKNVEVIYSTFDESPEHHKRVSEMVIERAKRLVEHGQDVMILLDSITRLARAYNLTVQPSGRTLSGGLDPAALHMPKKFFGAARNMREGGSLTILATALVDTGSKMDDVVFEEFKGTGNMELILDRKLSEKRIFPAIDITGSGTRREDLLLSRKELDAMEIMRKAINGARKEDAVETILNMFAHTKSNDEYIDMIIRKRVI, encoded by the coding sequence ATGAGAGAAAAATATGAAAGTTTATCAGTAACAATTTTGCGCGACTTAGCAAAAGCTAGGGGAATAAAAGGCGCATCAGCAATGAAAAAAGCAGATTTGGTAGAAGCTATGCTTGCACAGGACGAAATTGACAAGCAGAATGAAGCTGCATCTGCAGAAAAGTCAGAGCCAGTAGAAAAGGCTGAAAGACCAAAAAAGGTAGAAAGAACAGAAAGACAGGAGAGACCAGAGAAGGCTGAAAAATCTGAGAAGGCAGACAAGACAGAGGTTCCAGCAGATATCCCAATGGACAATCTTATTCCAGCAAGTGGAATTCTTGAGGTAATGGGCGACGGCTTTGGTTTCATCAGATGTGACAACTACATGCCAGGTACAGACGATGTATATGTTAGTCAGTCACAAATCAAAAAGTTTAACCTTAAGACAGGCGATATTATCATAGGTAAGAAGCGTTTCAACAACCCTACAGATAAGTTCGCTGCTCTTATGATTATAGATTCAATCAATGGTTACGATCCTTCAAGAGCTAGCAAGCGCCCTAATTTCGAAGATTTAACACCTATTTTCCCAAATGAACGTATTCGTCTTGAAAGACAGCGCAGCTCAGTAGCGATGCGTATCGTTGATTTGGTTAGCCCAATTGGTAAGGGACAGCGTGGTATGATTGTTTCCCAGCCAAAGGCAGGTAAAACAACACTTCTTAAAGAAGTGGCTACATCAGTTAATTACTCACATCCAGATATGCACCTTATCATTTTGCTTATCGACGAGCGTCCTGAGGAAGTTACCGATATGAAGGACACTATGAGAAACAGCAAAAATGTTGAGGTTATCTATTCAACATTTGATGAGAGTCCAGAACACCACAAGCGTGTTTCAGAAATGGTTATTGAGCGAGCTAAGAGATTAGTAGAGCATGGCCAGGACGTTATGATTCTTTTGGATTCTATCACACGTCTTGCCCGCGCATACAACCTTACAGTACAGCCATCAGGCCGTACACTTTCAGGTGGTCTTGATCCAGCAGCTCTTCACATGCCAAAGAAGTTCTTTGGTGCTGCAAGAAACATGCGTGAAGGCGGTTCCCTTACAATCCTTGCTACAGCACTTGTAGATACAGGTTCCAAGATGGACGATGTTGTATTCGAGGAATTCAAGGGTACAGGTAACATGGAGCTTATTCTTGATAGAAAGCTTTCAGAAAAGAGAATATTCCCAGCTATTGATATCACAGGTTCTGGTACTCGTAGAGAAGACCTTCTTCTTTCAAGAAAAGAGCTTGATGCAATGGAAATTATGAGAAAAGCAATCAATGGTGCTAGAAAAGAAGACGCCGTTGAAACTATTCTTAATATGTTTGCTCACACAAAGAGCAATGACGAATATATCGATATGATTATTCGTAAGAGAGTTATCTAA
- a CDS encoding NAD(P)-dependent malic enzyme, with protein MASVDETAVFLHKQWNGKIETCAKAPVKSREDLSIAYTPGVAAPCRIIAEDPEAAYSYTLKANTVAVVSDGSAVLGLGNIGPLAAMPVMEGKCVLFKEFGGVNAFPIVLNTQDPDEIVAAVKAIAPTFGGINLEDISAPRCFEIEERLKKELDIPVFHDDQHGTAIVVLAGIINALKVVNKKKEDCKVVVNGAGSAGIAITKLLLRYGFKDVTMCDREGIIGPDYPNLNWMQKEMTNVTNLSHKTGTLKDALVGADIFVGVSAPGIVSKEMVASMAKDSILFAMANPTPEIMPDEAKEAGARVIGTGRSDFPNQVNNVVAFPGIFRGALEARATAITEEMKLAAAETIAGLVDEENLCDDFILPEAFDPRVAVAVANAIKALV; from the coding sequence ATGGCATCAGTAGACGAAACAGCGGTATTTTTACACAAGCAGTGGAACGGTAAAATCGAGACATGTGCAAAGGCACCAGTTAAAAGCAGAGAGGATTTGTCGATTGCTTACACACCAGGTGTTGCAGCTCCATGCCGTATCATTGCTGAAGACCCAGAGGCAGCATATAGCTACACACTTAAAGCAAACACAGTAGCTGTTGTATCTGACGGTTCTGCTGTCCTTGGCCTTGGAAATATTGGACCACTTGCAGCAATGCCAGTTATGGAAGGCAAGTGCGTATTGTTCAAGGAGTTCGGTGGTGTTAATGCATTTCCTATCGTTTTAAATACTCAGGATCCAGACGAAATAGTTGCTGCAGTAAAGGCTATTGCTCCAACATTTGGTGGAATCAATCTTGAGGATATTTCTGCTCCACGTTGCTTCGAAATCGAAGAGCGTCTTAAAAAGGAGCTTGATATTCCAGTATTTCATGATGATCAGCATGGTACAGCAATTGTTGTACTTGCTGGCATTATCAATGCGTTAAAGGTAGTTAACAAGAAAAAAGAAGATTGCAAGGTAGTAGTTAATGGTGCAGGTTCTGCAGGAATAGCCATTACAAAGCTTCTTCTTAGATATGGATTTAAGGATGTCACAATGTGTGATAGGGAAGGAATCATTGGTCCGGACTATCCAAATCTTAATTGGATGCAAAAAGAAATGACTAACGTCACGAACCTTTCACATAAGACTGGTACACTTAAGGATGCCTTAGTTGGTGCGGACATTTTTGTTGGTGTTTCAGCTCCGGGTATTGTATCAAAGGAAATGGTTGCATCTATGGCAAAGGATTCGATTCTTTTTGCTATGGCCAACCCTACACCAGAGATTATGCCTGACGAAGCAAAGGAAGCAGGAGCTAGGGTAATTGGTACAGGACGTTCTGATTTTCCTAATCAGGTTAACAATGTAGTTGCATTCCCTGGTATTTTTAGGGGCGCCCTTGAAGCGAGAGCTACAGCAATCACAGAAGAAATGAAATTGGCAGCAGCAGAAACTATTGCCGGTCTTGTGGATGAAGAGAATCTTTGCGATGATTTCATTTTGCCAGAGGCTTTTGATCCACGTGTTGCAGTAGCAGTAGCAAATGCAATTAAAGCATTGGTTTAA
- a CDS encoding DUF4364 family protein gives MAEPNLIYKITILELLHRSGFPLSNSQITDFFLEGDLTDYFTAQQAISDDEEAGLIFSKTNHNNTTYSITDDGVKTLELFKEKISPALSKDINKYLKVNSISMKEENSYKATYFKADRGGYVVQLRITENDVPTMDLSFHVGSKEQAETLCNNWKVRSDQVYEAVMDILMG, from the coding sequence ATGGCAGAACCAAATTTAATATACAAGATTACAATACTAGAATTATTACATCGTAGTGGTTTCCCGCTTAGCAACAGTCAAATCACAGACTTCTTTTTAGAAGGTGATTTGACTGATTATTTCACAGCCCAGCAAGCCATCAGCGACGATGAGGAAGCAGGGCTGATTTTTTCGAAAACTAATCATAATAATACGACCTATTCAATTACAGATGATGGCGTGAAGACCTTGGAGCTATTCAAAGAAAAGATTTCTCCAGCTCTTTCAAAGGATATTAACAAATATCTCAAGGTCAATTCCATTTCCATGAAGGAAGAGAATTCCTACAAGGCAACGTACTTCAAAGCCGATAGGGGTGGCTATGTGGTACAGCTTCGTATTACGGAAAACGATGTTCCGACCATGGATTTAAGCTTTCATGTAGGCTCAAAGGAGCAGGCTGAAACACTATGCAACAATTGGAAGGTACGTAGTGATCAGGTATATGAAGCGGTGATGGATATACTTATGGGGTGA
- a CDS encoding ATP-binding protein codes for MKSVYIKMILIVTVALFIVVGALLASVAVISDGTLSRNQFIKLIVVFSIFLILAIIVALKIAQNVIKEINSMNEFMQRQLDAVDSASKAKSQFLASMSHEVRTPINAILGMNEMIIRESSDEQIVEYATNVKQAGKALLAQVNSILDYSKLEEGKMDIIQVEYDLATMINGFVTSVATRAKSKGLRMEVNVDTNLPTTLLGDDVRLGQVINNLLTNAVKYTEVGVITLNIWEESREDGAIDIGVSVQDTGIGIKPEDMEKLSASFTRIEEERNRNIEGTGLGIPIVIEILRLMGSDLKVESVYGQGSTFSFVIRQGIINDEPLGDYRKRVKRSYRRRNKYTYPSMPKANIIVVDDYEMNLVVAKNLMKVYDFIPDLAESGPEAVTRIEEKHYDIIFMDHMMPDMDGVETLEILKKRQMIDESTAVIALTANAIAGAKDFYISKGFNDYLTKPIDAEALEQVLTKYVPAEKIVKKSISDIKNNKSLTVNDDERKALIKIFVSTIQETAKNLDSLLEAEDIKNYTIKVHGLKSTARLIGEMSISSKAEALEKAGNENDWDYIKSHHKELIREYLSLENSYKEVKETKKKLDAGELKDAIYSIIEMASVCDYTSTEMVIDSLDEYEMPENVESEMKHVRELLQKLDYEGVVGLAKNMLNNGGN; via the coding sequence ATGAAATCTGTTTACATTAAAATGATTTTAATTGTAACAGTGGCATTATTTATTGTAGTGGGGGCACTACTAGCTTCAGTTGCCGTCATTTCTGACGGCACGCTTAGTAGAAATCAATTCATTAAACTAATCGTTGTTTTTTCCATTTTTTTAATATTAGCCATTATTGTGGCACTGAAAATTGCACAGAATGTTATAAAAGAAATAAATAGCATGAATGAGTTTATGCAACGTCAGTTGGATGCTGTAGATTCGGCAAGTAAGGCAAAAAGTCAGTTTCTTGCTAGTATGTCACATGAAGTAAGGACACCTATTAATGCTATCCTTGGTATGAACGAAATGATTATTAGGGAAAGCTCGGACGAGCAGATTGTAGAGTATGCAACAAATGTTAAACAGGCCGGAAAGGCTTTGCTTGCCCAGGTAAATAGTATTTTGGATTACTCAAAGCTAGAAGAAGGCAAGATGGATATAATCCAGGTAGAGTATGATTTGGCCACAATGATAAATGGTTTTGTAACATCTGTTGCGACTAGAGCTAAATCCAAGGGCTTGAGAATGGAGGTAAATGTAGATACAAACCTGCCAACCACATTATTGGGGGATGATGTTAGATTGGGGCAGGTTATTAATAACTTGCTTACAAATGCAGTAAAATACACTGAAGTAGGTGTAATAACCCTTAATATATGGGAAGAATCAAGGGAAGATGGAGCAATTGATATCGGGGTAAGTGTGCAGGATACGGGAATAGGTATCAAGCCAGAGGACATGGAAAAGCTGTCCGCCTCATTTACGAGAATAGAAGAGGAACGCAATAGAAATATTGAGGGCACAGGTCTTGGAATCCCGATTGTAATAGAAATATTGAGACTTATGGGAAGTGACCTTAAGGTGGAGAGTGTGTATGGCCAGGGTTCTACTTTTTCATTTGTAATCAGACAGGGAATCATTAATGACGAGCCTTTGGGTGACTATAGAAAACGCGTTAAACGCAGCTATAGGCGTAGAAACAAGTACACTTATCCATCTATGCCGAAGGCAAATATCATTGTTGTAGATGACTACGAGATGAATCTTGTGGTGGCAAAGAATCTTATGAAGGTTTATGATTTTATTCCTGATTTGGCAGAATCCGGGCCGGAAGCCGTTACCAGGATAGAAGAGAAGCATTACGACATCATTTTCATGGATCATATGATGCCTGATATGGATGGCGTAGAAACGCTGGAGATTTTGAAAAAGCGACAAATGATAGATGAGTCCACGGCAGTAATTGCTTTGACGGCAAATGCTATCGCAGGAGCTAAAGACTTTTATATATCAAAGGGATTTAACGACTATCTGACTAAGCCAATAGATGCAGAAGCATTGGAACAGGTTTTAACCAAATATGTTCCGGCAGAAAAGATAGTAAAGAAATCCATTAGCGATATTAAGAATAATAAATCACTAACAGTAAATGATGATGAAAGAAAGGCTTTGATTAAAATCTTTGTATCCACGATTCAAGAAACAGCAAAGAATTTGGATAGTTTGTTGGAAGCGGAGGATATTAAAAATTACACTATCAAGGTTCATGGACTGAAGAGTACAGCCAGATTGATAGGCGAAATGTCCATATCAAGTAAAGCTGAGGCTTTAGAGAAAGCAGGAAACGAAAATGATTGGGATTATATAAAATCTCATCATAAGGAATTAATAAGAGAATATCTAAGCCTGGAGAATTCGTACAAAGAGGTTAAAGAAACAAAGAAAAAATTGGATGCAGGGGAATTGAAGGATGCTATTTATTCAATTATAGAAATGGCAAGTGTCTGCGATTACACATCTACGGAGATGGTTATAGATTCATTGGATGAATACGAGATGCCAGAGAATGTAGAATCGGAAATGAAACATGTGCGAGAGCTTCTGCAGAAGCTTGATTATGAGGGTGTTGTTGGATTGGCTAAAAATATGCTTAACAATGGGGGTAACTAA
- a CDS encoding response regulator codes for MDYGVSNEKQSKVAIISSKSSFSVMGIQKKLQESGIEGVPVRPSIFQIEEAIDESEPIIYYLDDEIYTPSGEDFLNEMRKLCLEQERLLILVGEEAEYEKATEIIPKSAIVGWFNRPVDMDALMETLEKALGGEIKPARQHHILIVDDDTTYMRMLHEWMKDRYQITMLDAGTKAIHWLMDNSQNVDLILLDCEMPSMDGPTVFRMLKEDPGSRNIPVMFLTGKSDRDMVIRAVGLGPEDYILKSIDKKELMDKLEDFFGRLKTMEDSEEVEESDGKTGVVF; via the coding sequence ATGGATTACGGAGTTTCTAATGAAAAGCAAAGTAAAGTTGCAATTATCAGTTCAAAGTCCAGCTTTTCAGTAATGGGAATTCAAAAAAAGCTGCAGGAATCGGGAATAGAAGGAGTGCCAGTTCGTCCAAGTATTTTTCAGATTGAGGAGGCTATTGATGAGAGTGAGCCAATAATCTACTATTTGGATGATGAGATTTATACTCCAAGCGGAGAAGATTTTTTAAATGAAATGAGGAAGCTATGCTTGGAGCAGGAACGTTTGCTTATACTTGTAGGTGAAGAAGCGGAGTATGAAAAGGCTACAGAAATCATCCCTAAATCGGCAATTGTAGGATGGTTTAATAGGCCTGTTGATATGGATGCTTTGATGGAGACTTTGGAAAAAGCATTAGGGGGAGAAATCAAACCAGCAAGACAGCACCACATTTTAATAGTTGATGACGACACTACATATATGCGAATGCTTCACGAATGGATGAAGGACAGATATCAGATTACTATGCTTGATGCTGGAACAAAGGCTATTCACTGGTTGATGGACAACTCGCAGAATGTAGATTTGATTTTATTAGATTGTGAGATGCCATCAATGGATGGCCCTACAGTTTTTCGAATGTTAAAAGAAGATCCAGGCTCTAGAAATATTCCGGTAATGTTCTTGACTGGCAAGAGCGATAGAGATATGGTTATAAGAGCCGTTGGCTTAGGGCCAGAAGACTATATACTTAAATCCATAGATAAAAAAGAACTTATGGATAAGCTGGAAGATTTCTTTGGCCGTCTGAAGACAATGGAGGATTCAGAAGAAGTAGAAGAGTCTGATGGCAAAACAGGGGTTGTATTTTAG